One segment of Tamlana crocina DNA contains the following:
- a CDS encoding DUF6326 family protein gives MTNGLSSFLQNPGCILDLIFRSVEKNLVSKLWVSLTVNYIFCDVFSLYDSVFLNELLNGNVGGIEFRHYPEKCVSYKSRVWLN, from the coding sequence ATGACAAATGGTCTAAGTTCTTTTTTGCAGAACCCGGGTTGCATTTTGGATTTAATTTTTAGAAGTGTGGAAAAGAATTTAGTTTCAAAACTTTGGGTTTCATTGACGGTAAATTATATTTTTTGTGATGTATTTTCGTTATATGATTCTGTTTTTCTAAACGAGCTTCTTAATGGAAATGTTGGAGGAATTGAATTTAGACACTATCCCGAAAAGTGTGTAAGTTATAAATCGAGGGTTTGGCTTAATTAA